In Nocardioides bizhenqiangii, the DNA window GTCTTCATCCTGTTCGTCGGGCTCTGGCTCGTCACCCCCCTCTTAGCCCGGGACTGAGCACGATGCCCGCCAAGGACCACGGCCCCAGCATCAAGGACGACGAGACCTACAACCACTGAGGCTGGAGCTCGGCGCGGGTCAGACCGAGCAGTACTCCGCCAGCCAGGCGCCGAACGGCGCTTCGTCGGCATCCGCGCCGTGGCCCTCGTGCTCGTCGGTCTCGTGGTCGTCGTGGCCCTCGTCGTCCTCGACGGCCACGTCGGCGGGCTCCGACGGCACGGCCGTCGGCGTGAACGACGGGTCGACGCTGGCCCGGATGTCGTCGAGCACGGCGGTGAGCTCGGTGTAACCGGCAGGATCGAGGCTCTCGGGCACGCCGAGCGACTGCAGGTCCTCGACGACCGCCAGCAACGCCGCAGCGGCCTCGGGGGTGGGGCTGGCGACGTACTGACCTTGGATCGCGACCAGGTCCTGCCAGCCGCTGCACCAGGTGTCGTCCGCGACGACCCGGTGCGTGGTCAACGCGCCCGTCGTCGGGTCGGAGGCCCCGTCCGTGCCACCGTCGTCGTCGCCGCCGATCACCAGCAACGAGACCATCACGACGAGGAGGACGGCCACCAGGGCCGCTCCGACGATCTGTGTCCTGGACATCGTCATCACACCCATCTCGAGAACCAGATCCGGTCCAGCCACTCGCTGCTGGTCAGCAGACCGTTGGTCCAGATCGGCCAGAACCACGCGTAGTTGACCAGCACGAGCACGACGAACGCCCCACTGATGACCACGCCGATCGTGCGCCGGCTCGACGGCAGTCGGGACGGGCCGATCAGGGTGCCGATCGACAGCGTCAGGGCGATCACGATGAACGGCAGGATCGCGATGGCGTAGAAGTAGAAGATCGGCCGGTCGTCGTAGAGCATCCACGGCAGCCAGGTCGAGAGGGTCCCGACGACGGCGACGCCGTACCTCCAGTCCCGCGCGCCGATCCACATCACGACCGAGAACAGCAGGGCGATGCAGCCGCCCCACCAGATCATCGGGGTGCCGATCAGCAGCACCTGCCGGATGCAGTCGCTGCCCTCGGGCGCGTCGCAGTCCTCGTCGCGCGGGAGGTCCTGCTGGTCCGGTGGCAGCTCCCGGTCGGCCGGCTGGATGTCGTTCGTCACCGCGACGCCGACCGGTCGGTTGATGAGCAACCAGCTCGACGGCTTGGACTCGTAGGTGTGCTCGGAGCAGTCCAGGAAGTGCGTGTGGAACGTGTAGACGTCCTGGTGGTAGTACCAGAGGGATCGGAGCGACTGCCACGCTTCGCCGATCCCGCTAGCGTCCTTCTCGTCGGCGGTTGCCCACTTCTTGTTCTCGTCGAGGTTGGTCGCGATGTAGGAGTCCTCGTCCTCGGCGCAGTGCCCCTCGCCGGTGTACTGCCGGTACTGCGTGGAGCTGAGGTGCTCCTCGTACTCGCCGGCGTTGGCGAGCCACCCGCCCCACGTCGCGATGTAGACGAGGATCCCGACGATCACGATCTGGAAGAAGGCGGGCACGCCGTCGACGAGGGCGGACTTCACGACGGGCCAGCGGACGCCGAAGCTCCGACGGGCGCCCGCGCTCCAGATCCAGACCACCAGGCCGAACACCGCGAGCGGGTAGACCGCCGACCACTTGGTGCCGACCGCCAGCCCGAAGCAGATGCCGCCGGCGACCAGCCACGGCCGGAAGAGCACGGACGCCACCGGGCCCCACCCGACCATCGGCTCCTCGCCGCCCTCGGTGGTCGAGCCTGTCAAGACCCGACGGCCGAGCCGGCGCCGGAAGTGGTCGCGATCGGCGATCAGGCAATGGACCGCGCAGAGGATGAAGAACGCGACGAAGATGTCGAGCAGCGCCAGCCGCGAGAGCACGAAGTGCAGGCCGTCGAACATCAGCAGCAGGCCGCCGATGCACCCGAGCACGGTGGAGCCGGTCATCCGCCGCAGCAACCGGCACATCACCAGCACCATGAGGGCGCCGATGACGGCCGACGCGACCCGCCAGCCGGACGGGTCCATCCCGAACGCCTTCTCACCGAGCGCGATCAGCCACTTGCCGACCTCGGGGTGCACCGCCATCGACGGATCGCCCGTCCACACGTCGTGGACGTGACCGGCGAGGATGTCGTCGTCGATCTTGTTCTCGGTGTCGCCGTCGACGTCGGTCAGGTAGGTCTGCGCGTAGCCGTTGTTGAGCAGCGACCAGGCGTCCTTGGCGTAGTAGGTCTCGTCGAACGCGAACCGCTTCGGCGTACCGAGGTGGTACAGCCGCAGCCCGAACGCCAGCAACGTCACTGCGATCGGTGCCGCCCACCCGACCAAACGGTCGCTCAGGCGGAGCCCGGCCAGGTTTCCGCGTGCCCGTTCGGCCGCCGACGGCACCGGCCGGCCGTCGGCGGTCCGGGACAACCCGCTCCACCGCGTGACAGGCGGCTTCTCGTCGGTCGCGGTCACGAGCCAGAACTCTACGGTCTCCCCCCTCACGCCGACCCGGCTCATCTGTACGCCGACCCGGCTCGTTCAAACCAGCCGGGTCGGCGTACAGATGAGCCGGCTCGGCGGGGCTGACATGATCGAGTCGTGATTGCACCGGGACCTGGCGTGCTGGTGCTGGCGGCGACGCCGATCGGGAGGGTCTCCGATGCGCCACCGCGGCTGGCCGAGGAGCTTGCGGGGGCGGACGTCGTCGCCGCGGAGGACACCCGACGGCTGCGGCGGCTGGCGACCGACCTCGGCATCGAGGTGACCGGCCGGGTGGTCTCGTACTTCGAGGGCAACGAGTCGGCGCGTACGCCGCAGCTGCTCGAGGCGCTCGAGGCCGGCGAGCGGGTGGTGCTGGTGACGGATGCCGGCATGCCGTCGGTGTCGGACCCCGGGTACCGGCTGGTGGCAGCGGCGGTCGCGGCCGGCATCCACGTGACCGCGGTGCCCGGTCCGAGCGCGGTGCTGACGGCGCTCGCCGTGTCCGGCCTGCCGGTCGACCGGTTCTGCTTCGAGGGGTTCCTGCCGCGCAAGGGCGGCGAGCGCTCGCGACGGCTGGCGGAGCTCGCCGCCGAGCCGCGGACGATGGTGTTCTTCGAGGCCCCGCACCGCACCGGGGCCGCGCTGTCGGCGATGGCCGGTGCGTTCGGCGACGACCGGCCGGCGGCGGTGTGCCGCGAGCTGACCAAGACCTACGAGGAGGTACGGCGGGGGCCGGTCGGCGAGCTCGCCCAGTGGGCGGCCGAAGGTGTGCGCGGCGAGGTGACGATCGTGGTCGCCGGCGCCCCGCCCGTGGCCGCCGTCGACACCGATCCCGCTAGCCTGCGCTCCGCCGTCGACGCGCTCGTCGACGACGGGTTGAGCCGCAAGGAGGCGATCGTCGCGGTCGCCAAGCAGGCGGGCCTGCCCAAGCGTGACGTCTACCAGGTGGTGCACATTGATGACTGAAGAGCGGATCCGCGCAGTCGAGCGGGACGGGCTGGCGTTCGACGTGATCGACGCCGGTCCGGTCGACGGAGAGCCCGTCGTGCTCCTGCACGGCTGGCCGGAGCGCGCGACCAGCTGGCGGCACGTGACGCCGATCCTCAACGCCGCCGGCTACCGGACGCTCGCGATGGACCGGCGCGGGTTCGCGCCGCGTGCCCGCCCCCGACGGCGACGTGACTACCGGCTATCGCTGCTCGTCGACGACGTCGTCGCGCTCATCGACGAGGCAGGCGGCAGCGCTCACGTCGTCGGCCACGACTGGGGAGCGGCCGTCGCCTGGGCGGTCGCCGGCCTCCATCCGGACAAGGTGCGGACACTCACCGCGGTGTCCGTGGGCCACCCGGCCGCCTTCTTCAAGGCGATGGTGAAGTCCGACCAGCTGCGAAAGTCCTGGTACATGGCGGCGCTCGCCCTGCCCGTCCTGCCGGAGCTGACAATCCGGCGCTGGTCGGACTGGTTCGACCTCCAGCTGCTGAAGGGCGGCATGAGCCGCGAGGACGTCGCGCGGTTCCGGCGCGAGATCGTCGACGACGGCGCGCTGCCGACGTCGTTCGGCTGCTACCGCGGGATGCTCCTGACCGATCCGAGGATCGTCCGGTTCCGGGTCTCCGCGCCCACGACCATGGTCTGGAGCACCGGTGACGTGGCGCTCGGCCGGTGGGGTGCCGCGCACAGTGCGGAGTGGGTCGACGGTCCGTTCCGGCTGGTCGTCCTCGACGGCGTCTCGCACTGGGTCCCGACGGAGGTTCCCGACGTGCTCGCCGGCGCGATCCTCGAGCGGGTGGCCGGGTGACCGAGGCGCCCCACGACCTGCCGCCGGCGCCGGATCCGCTGCCGCACCCGGTCGTCGACAACCACTGCCACCTCGACATCGGCCGTGACGGTGAGCCGTGGGACGTCCGCGCGGCGATCGACGCGGCGACCGCCGTCGGCGTACGACGCATCGTGCAGATCGGCTGCGACCTGCGGCGCGCGACCTGGGCGGTCGAGGCGGCCCGGACCCATCCCGAGCTGGTCGCGGGCGTCGCGCTCCACCCCAACGAGGCGCCGCGCCTGGCCGCCGCCGGCGGGCTCGACGCGGCGCTGGAGGCGATCGCCGAGCTGGCCGCGGTCCATCCGCGGGTGCGGGCGGTGGGGGAGACCGGGCTCGACCACTACCGCACCGGCCCCGACGGGCGGGCGGCGCAGGTCGCGTCGTTCGCCGCCCACATCGACCTCGCCAAGCGGCTCGACAAGACGCTGGTGATCCACGACCGCGACGCCCACCAGGAGGTGCTGGACGTCCTCGACGCCGAGGGCGCGCCCGAACGCTGGGTGATGCACTGCTTCTCCGGCGACGCCGCGTTCGCCCGCGCGTGCCTGGACCGCGGCGCCTACCTGTCCTTCGCCGGGACGGTGACGTTCAAGAACGCCGCGCCGCTGCGCAACGCGCTGGTCGTCACTCCCCAGGACCGGGTGCTGGTCGAGACCGACGCGCCGTACCTCACGCCGCATCCCTACCGCGGCCGCACCAACGGCTCCTACCTGGTGCCGCTGACGGTGCGCGCCATGGCGGCGGAGCGCGGTGAGGACCTCGGTGACCTCTGCGCGGCGATCGACGCCAACACCGAACGAGCGTTCGGTGGCGCCTGGTGAACCCGAGCATCGTGCTAGCAATAGTTAGCAACTGAGTGTGACCAGTGGGGCAGAAGTGGTGTCGATCAGGTGAGTCGAGTCACGTCGTGAGCGTAAAAACTCGGCCGCCGGTTTGCATTCCGGTGCTTGCTCTTGTTCTGGTAGATGACAGAAAGCCGGGATCGGGCAGCACAACTCGGCCAGCATCGGGACCTGCCGCCGTACGTATGAGGTACGACGGAGCGCCACCTCCGTGGGGGAGAACACGCTGGAAGCCTGAGGCCCGGGGAGTACGACGTACGGAGAATCGTGCCCTCTGACGAGAGCCATACCCAGAACCTCCCGCCCGCGACCCCAGATTCAACCCCCGATTCGACCCAGCCTTCGCTGAAGACCCGCGCCGCCGCCCTGTTCGGTCGGGCCGGCCGCAGCAGGGTCGCCCTCATCGCCACCATCGCCGTGGTCGTCCTCGCCGTCAGCGGCGCGACGTTCGGCTACCGGGCGATGACGACCCCCGTGACCTTGTCGGTCGACGGGGAAGAGCGCCAGGTCCGCGCCTCCGGTGACACCGTCGGCGACGTCCTCGAGGACGAGGGCATCGAGCTGACCTCGCACGACGTGGTGCAGCCCGACGTCGACGAGGAGATCTCCGACGGGACCCGCATCGCGGTCCGGTTCGGTCGTGAGGTCGAGCTGACCGTCGACGGCAAGACCGACACCCACTGGGTGACCGCGACCGACGTCGACGGCGCCCTCAGCCAGATCGGCGCGCTCTACCGCGGCGCCCGGCTGTCGGCCAGCCGTGGCACCACGATCGACCGTGGTGGCCTCGAGCTCGAGGTCGTCACGCCCAAGACCCTCAAGGTCGAGCTCGCCGGGAAGAAGCCCAAGAAGGTCAGCGTGCCGGCGATGACCGTCAACGACGCGCTGCGCGCGCTCGACGTCAAGCTCGACAAGCGCGACCTCGTGTTCCCGAAGCGGGACGCCAAGATCGAGGATGGCGACCGGGTCCGCTGGGTCGACATCGAGGTCAAGACCAAGCGCGTGAAGGGTGAGTCCTTCTCCGCCGAGACGATCACCCGCGAGGACTCCTCGTCGCCCGAGGGCACCGAGACCGTCGTCCGTTCGGGCGAGGCCGGCATGCGCAACGTCGTCTACAAGATCCGGTACCGCAACGGCGACGAGGTCAAGCGCACCGTCGTCAGCACCAAGGTGACCGACGAGCCGGTCGCCGAGATCGTCGAGGTCGGCACCCAGGAGGTCGTCACCTCCAACTACGCCGGCGGCAGCAGCGTCTGGGACGCCCTGGCGCAGTGCGAGTCCGGCGGCAACTGGGCCATCAACACCGGCAACGGCTACTACGGCGGCCTGCAGTTCAACCTCGGCACCTGGCAGGCGTACGGCGGCTCCGGCTACCCGCACCAGAACAGCCGCGAGGCGCAGATCGCCGTGGCGGAGCGGCTCCGTGCGGCGACCGGTGGCTACGGCTCCTGGCCGCACTGCTCCGCGCAGCTCGGCCTGCCCCAGTAGTCGTGGTGCGTTGGCACTAGCCTCCATGGCATGAGCACTTCCGCCGGTCCGAAACTCCTCGGGCCGGCGGAAGTGCGTTCGCTGGCGGCGCGCCTCGACCTGCGGCCGACCAAGCAGCGCGGCCAGAACTTCGTCATCGACGCCAACACCGTGCGCCGGATCGTCCGCGAGTCCGGCGTGACGGCCGCGGACGTCGTGGTGGAGGTCGGACCCGGGCTCGGCTCGCTGACCCTGGCGTTGCTCGAGACCGCCGCATCGGTCACCGCGGTCGAGGTCGACCCCGTGCTCGCGGAGGCGCTGCCGGGCACGATCGCCGAGTACGCCCCCCAGCAGGCCGACCGGGTGCGCGTCGTACTCGCTGACGCGCTGCGGATCACCGAGCTCCCCGGGCCGCCGCCGACCGCACTGGTCGCGAACCTGCCCTACAACGTCTCGGTCCCGGTGCTGCTGCACCTGCTGGCGCTGCTGCCGTCGCTCGAGCACGGCCTGGTGATGGTGCAGTCCGAGGTCGCCGACCGGCTGGCGGCGCCGCCTGGCTCCCGGACGTACGGCGTGCCGTCGGTCAAGGCCGCCTGGTACGCCGACGTTCGACGCGCCGGGGCGATCGGGCGCAACGTGTTCTGGCCGGCGCCGAACGTTGACTCGGGCCTGGTCGCCTGGACCCGACGGGAGCCGCCGACGACCGCCGTCAGCCGCGAGCAGGTCTTCGCGGTCGTGGACGCCGCCTTCGCGCAGCGCCGCAAGATGCTGCGGGGTCTCCTGCGGGGCCTCGCCGGCTCGGCCGAGGCTGCCGAGGCGGTGTTGGTGGCCGCCGGCATCGATCCGCTCGCCCGCGGGGAGTCGCTGGGCATCTCTGATTTCGTCCGGATCGCCGAGGAGTTGGCAGGATCGGAGGCGTGAGCGCTGCACTCCTGCCGGACCCGATCTCGGTGACCGTGCGCGCGCCCGCCAAGATCAACATCTACCTCGGTGTCGGGAAGGTTCGTCCGGACGGCTTCCACCCGCTCGAGACCGTCTACCAGGCGGTGTCGCTCTACGACGACGTCACCGTGACCGACGCCGAGGAGTGGTCGGTCTCCACGATCGCCGACGGCGTCCACGTCGAGGTCCGGGAGGTTCCGGACGACGACTCGAACATCGCCATCCGGGCCGGCAAGGCGCTCGTCGCCCACCACCGTCTCGACGACCGCGCGGCCGCGATCCAGATCAACAAGGGCATCCCGGTCGCGGGCGGGATGGCTGGGGGGTCGGCCGACGCCGCCGCCACGCTGGTTGCACTCGACCGGCTGTGGAGCCTCGGTACCGCCGACGAGGAGCTCCTCGCGATCGGCGCCGAGCTGGGGTCGGACGTGCCGTTCGCACTCGTCGGTGGCACCGCGACCGGGACCGGCCGCGGCGAGGTGGTCACCCCGGTCGAGGACAACGGCAGCTGGTGGTGGGTCGTCGTCTTCAGCGACGACGGGTTGTCGACACCGTCGGTCTACGGCGCCTACGACCTGCTCGAGGGCGGCGATCACGACTACCGGATCCGCCCCCAGATGCTCGAGGCGCTGCGCGCTCCGGCCAACGGCGAGCACCTCCAGGTGTTCCTCTACAACGATCTCGAGGACGCCGCGTTCTACCTGCGGCCCGATCTCCAGGCGGTGGCCGAGGCCGCGCTCGAGTGCCAGGCGTCGTACGCGCTGCTGTCCGGCTCGGGTCCCACGATGCTGGCACTGGCAGCCGATGCCGACAGCGCCCGCGCCATCGCCGGCCGGCTCGCGGAGCGCGGCTACGACCGGACCGCCGTCGTGCACGGCCCGGTCGCGGGCGCGCACGTGGTGGCGTACGGATGAGCAACCTCCTCAACCTGGAGCGGGTCTCCAAGTCCTACGGCGTGCGCCCGCTCCTCACCGACGTCTCCCTCGGCATCGGCGCGGGTGAGCGGATCGGCATCGTCGGCCGCAACGGCGACGGCAAGACCACGCTGCTGCGGGTGATGACCGGCGAGGAGGAACCCGACGAGGGCCGGGTGTCGCGGCAGCGGGGACTGCCGATCGGCTACCTGCGCCAGACCGACGACTTCTCCGACACCCACACCGTCCGGGAGGTCGTGCTCGGCGGACGGTCCGACCACGAGTGGGCCGCCGACGCGTCCCTCCGGGAGATCGTCACGGTGCTGCTGGCCGGAGTCGAGCTCGACCGGGCGGTCGCCGGGCTGTCCGGTGGCGAGCGACGGCGCTGCGGCCTGGCCGGACTGCTCATCGGCGACCACGACCTGATCGTCCTCGACGAGCCCACCAACCACCTCGACGTCGAGGCCGTCGCCTGGCTCGCCACACACCTGGCCGCCCGGCCGTCGGCGCTGGTCGTGGTCACCCACGACCGGTGGTTCCTCGACGCGGTCTGCCAGCAGACGTGGGAGGTGCACGACGGGGTCGTCGACACCTACGAAGGTGGCTACGCGGCGTTCGTGCTCGCGAAGGCAGAACGGCTGCGGCAGGCGGCCGCGTCAGAGGTACGGCGGCAGAACCTGGTCCGCAAGGAGCTCGCCTGGCTGCGCCGCGGTCCGCCGGCCCGGACCTCCAAGCCGAAGTTCCGGATCGACGCGGCCAACGTGCTGATCGAGGACGTCCCGCCGCCGCGCGACCGGCTCGAGCTGCAGCGGTTCGCGACCCAGCGGCTCGGCAAGGACGTCATCGACATCGAGGACGTCGACCTCGCCCGCGGCGATCGCGTGCTGCTCGAGCGCGCGACCTGGCGCCTGGGACCGGGCGATCGCGTGGGCATCGTCGGGGTCAACGGCGCCGGGAAGACGTCGGTGCTGTCGCTCATCTCCGGCGAGCTGGCGCCGCAGCAGGGGCGGGTACGGCGGGGGCGCACCGTCGTACTCGAGCACCTGACGCAGGCCCTGGAGTTCGACAACCCGGAAGGGCGGGTGCTCGACACCGTCGAGTCGATCCGGCGGGTGACCCGGACTCTCGACGGCGAGATCTCCGCGAGCGCCCTGCTCGAGCGGTTCGGCTTCACCGGCGACAAGCTCACCGCGCGCCTCGGCGACCTGTCCGGCGGTGAGCGGCGCCGGTTCCAGCTGCTGCGGCTGCTGCTGACCGAGCCCAACGTGCTGCTGCTCGACGAGCCCACCAACGACCTCGACATCGAGACCCTCAACGTCCTCGAGGACTTCCTCGACGGCTGGCCCGGCACCCTCGTCGTCGTCTCCCACGACCGCTACTTCCTCGAGCGGGTCACCGACTCGGTCTGGGCACT includes these proteins:
- a CDS encoding dolichyl-phosphate-mannose--protein mannosyltransferase, whose product is MTATDEKPPVTRWSGLSRTADGRPVPSAAERARGNLAGLRLSDRLVGWAAPIAVTLLAFGLRLYHLGTPKRFAFDETYYAKDAWSLLNNGYAQTYLTDVDGDTENKIDDDILAGHVHDVWTGDPSMAVHPEVGKWLIALGEKAFGMDPSGWRVASAVIGALMVLVMCRLLRRMTGSTVLGCIGGLLLMFDGLHFVLSRLALLDIFVAFFILCAVHCLIADRDHFRRRLGRRVLTGSTTEGGEEPMVGWGPVASVLFRPWLVAGGICFGLAVGTKWSAVYPLAVFGLVVWIWSAGARRSFGVRWPVVKSALVDGVPAFFQIVIVGILVYIATWGGWLANAGEYEEHLSSTQYRQYTGEGHCAEDEDSYIATNLDENKKWATADEKDASGIGEAWQSLRSLWYYHQDVYTFHTHFLDCSEHTYESKPSSWLLINRPVGVAVTNDIQPADRELPPDQQDLPRDEDCDAPEGSDCIRQVLLIGTPMIWWGGCIALLFSVVMWIGARDWRYGVAVVGTLSTWLPWMLYDDRPIFYFYAIAILPFIVIALTLSIGTLIGPSRLPSSRRTIGVVISGAFVVLVLVNYAWFWPIWTNGLLTSSEWLDRIWFSRWV
- a CDS encoding TatD family hydrolase; the encoded protein is MTEAPHDLPPAPDPLPHPVVDNHCHLDIGRDGEPWDVRAAIDAATAVGVRRIVQIGCDLRRATWAVEAARTHPELVAGVALHPNEAPRLAAAGGLDAALEAIAELAAVHPRVRAVGETGLDHYRTGPDGRAAQVASFAAHIDLAKRLDKTLVIHDRDAHQEVLDVLDAEGAPERWVMHCFSGDAAFARACLDRGAYLSFAGTVTFKNAAPLRNALVVTPQDRVLVETDAPYLTPHPYRGRTNGSYLVPLTVRAMAAERGEDLGDLCAAIDANTERAFGGAW
- a CDS encoding 4-(cytidine 5'-diphospho)-2-C-methyl-D-erythritol kinase, with amino-acid sequence MSAALLPDPISVTVRAPAKINIYLGVGKVRPDGFHPLETVYQAVSLYDDVTVTDAEEWSVSTIADGVHVEVREVPDDDSNIAIRAGKALVAHHRLDDRAAAIQINKGIPVAGGMAGGSADAAATLVALDRLWSLGTADEELLAIGAELGSDVPFALVGGTATGTGRGEVVTPVEDNGSWWWVVVFSDDGLSTPSVYGAYDLLEGGDHDYRIRPQMLEALRAPANGEHLQVFLYNDLEDAAFYLRPDLQAVAEAALECQASYALLSGSGPTMLALAADADSARAIAGRLAERGYDRTAVVHGPVAGAHVVAYG
- the rsmI gene encoding 16S rRNA (cytidine(1402)-2'-O)-methyltransferase, which codes for MIAPGPGVLVLAATPIGRVSDAPPRLAEELAGADVVAAEDTRRLRRLATDLGIEVTGRVVSYFEGNESARTPQLLEALEAGERVVLVTDAGMPSVSDPGYRLVAAAVAAGIHVTAVPGPSAVLTALAVSGLPVDRFCFEGFLPRKGGERSRRLAELAAEPRTMVFFEAPHRTGAALSAMAGAFGDDRPAAVCRELTKTYEEVRRGPVGELAQWAAEGVRGEVTIVVAGAPPVAAVDTDPASLRSAVDALVDDGLSRKEAIVAVAKQAGLPKRDVYQVVHIDD
- a CDS encoding ABC-F family ATP-binding cassette domain-containing protein, which translates into the protein MSNLLNLERVSKSYGVRPLLTDVSLGIGAGERIGIVGRNGDGKTTLLRVMTGEEEPDEGRVSRQRGLPIGYLRQTDDFSDTHTVREVVLGGRSDHEWAADASLREIVTVLLAGVELDRAVAGLSGGERRRCGLAGLLIGDHDLIVLDEPTNHLDVEAVAWLATHLAARPSALVVVTHDRWFLDAVCQQTWEVHDGVVDTYEGGYAAFVLAKAERLRQAAASEVRRQNLVRKELAWLRRGPPARTSKPKFRIDAANVLIEDVPPPRDRLELQRFATQRLGKDVIDIEDVDLARGDRVLLERATWRLGPGDRVGIVGVNGAGKTSVLSLISGELAPQQGRVRRGRTVVLEHLTQALEFDNPEGRVLDTVESIRRVTRTLDGEISASALLERFGFTGDKLTARLGDLSGGERRRFQLLRLLLTEPNVLLLDEPTNDLDIETLNVLEDFLDGWPGTLVVVSHDRYFLERVTDSVWALLGDGQISMLPRGVDEYLERRSSEQQAARNERTASRDEVEQAPRPRDEVATGASKPGDLPLPPQPRVKPGSAEERTARKALARLDKQLVRLAAREAELTEALAAHASDPERLAELGKDLAGLLAEKQAVELEWLEAAEVLE
- the rsmA gene encoding 16S rRNA (adenine(1518)-N(6)/adenine(1519)-N(6))-dimethyltransferase RsmA, with product MSTSAGPKLLGPAEVRSLAARLDLRPTKQRGQNFVIDANTVRRIVRESGVTAADVVVEVGPGLGSLTLALLETAASVTAVEVDPVLAEALPGTIAEYAPQQADRVRVVLADALRITELPGPPPTALVANLPYNVSVPVLLHLLALLPSLEHGLVMVQSEVADRLAAPPGSRTYGVPSVKAAWYADVRRAGAIGRNVFWPAPNVDSGLVAWTRREPPTTAVSREQVFAVVDAAFAQRRKMLRGLLRGLAGSAEAAEAVLVAAGIDPLARGESLGISDFVRIAEELAGSEA
- a CDS encoding transglycosylase family protein produces the protein MPSDESHTQNLPPATPDSTPDSTQPSLKTRAAALFGRAGRSRVALIATIAVVVLAVSGATFGYRAMTTPVTLSVDGEERQVRASGDTVGDVLEDEGIELTSHDVVQPDVDEEISDGTRIAVRFGREVELTVDGKTDTHWVTATDVDGALSQIGALYRGARLSASRGTTIDRGGLELEVVTPKTLKVELAGKKPKKVSVPAMTVNDALRALDVKLDKRDLVFPKRDAKIEDGDRVRWVDIEVKTKRVKGESFSAETITREDSSSPEGTETVVRSGEAGMRNVVYKIRYRNGDEVKRTVVSTKVTDEPVAEIVEVGTQEVVTSNYAGGSSVWDALAQCESGGNWAINTGNGYYGGLQFNLGTWQAYGGSGYPHQNSREAQIAVAERLRAATGGYGSWPHCSAQLGLPQ
- a CDS encoding alpha/beta fold hydrolase; this encodes MTEERIRAVERDGLAFDVIDAGPVDGEPVVLLHGWPERATSWRHVTPILNAAGYRTLAMDRRGFAPRARPRRRRDYRLSLLVDDVVALIDEAGGSAHVVGHDWGAAVAWAVAGLHPDKVRTLTAVSVGHPAAFFKAMVKSDQLRKSWYMAALALPVLPELTIRRWSDWFDLQLLKGGMSREDVARFRREIVDDGALPTSFGCYRGMLLTDPRIVRFRVSAPTTMVWSTGDVALGRWGAAHSAEWVDGPFRLVVLDGVSHWVPTEVPDVLAGAILERVAG